TGGTCAGCCGCTGCATCCCGATCATCGTCAACGCATCGGCCGGCCAATCCAGACCCCGATCCCGCGCCTGCGCATTGAACGGGCGCTTGCGCACCAACATGAAATTGCGCGTACTGAACAGTGCCCGCCCGAGCCAATGCAATCCCACCGGCACCAGCTCATCCTGACCAAAACGGGTCAGGTCACGACGGAGCAGATCAAGATACGCGGACCGCGAGTCGGTTTCCGCCACGGTCAAGATTGCCCCTCTCCTCGCATACCACCACTCCCAGCCCAGGAGCCTAGACGCCCGACCACGCCCGCAACGCGTTTCACGGATTTTCCGTTACCGTCGCGACACGCCGGCGCTTGCCGGAATGCACTGGGCAAACCAATGTGCAAGCACTTCCTCAGCTCTGGTCACGCGCAAGCAAAGATACCGATCGCCGCCAGGAAACGTAAATTCGTGTGGGGCCGCCTTCGAGGTGTCCGCCTAGCGTCCGGGCCTCAGCTTTCCCAAGCCGGTGATCTCGAGGCTGACCGACTTGCGGGAGCCAACGGCGCCGAGCAGGAACAGCATGTCTCCCAACGGCGCTCCCAGCCAGAACCGCCAGAACGGCTTGCGGAAGCATATCGAGGCGAAACGGCCCTCCCCCAGGAGCCAGAAAATAGGAATCGCGACGGCGTAGTAGAGCATGCGCATCCAGCGTGACCGGACCATCTCGATATTCATTTCCATCATTTCCAGGCCCCACGCGCGATAGTTCCATTCCAGCTCGTAGCGGCTCTGGAACTCATAGAACGCCCGCATCTCGCCATTGGTGACCAGATACTCGTCGAAAACAAGGATGGAACCCACCACGAAACGCTCCTTGCACGTTTCCAGGGCGTGCAGGCAACTCTCATAGGTGTCCAAGTCCATGTGGAAAAGCCTGATCGGGGCGCCGGGATGCTCGGCCAGGAACGGGGCCAATGTGTCGTAGGTGCTGCCCTTGATGAACTGCACTTTCCGACCAAGCGCCGCCGGCAGGCCGTCCTCCTGGAACACCACCCCGGTGTCGCGGATGAAGCGTTGAGCAAACGGGTCCGACAGTGAGAAGGTGCCCCGTTTGACGACTTGGTCTTCGAGTTTCCAGTCTTCGACCAGCCCTTCGAAACTGTCGAACCCGTAGACCATGCGACCGCTGGCAT
This Mycobacterium simiae DNA region includes the following protein-coding sequences:
- a CDS encoding class I SAM-dependent methyltransferase, which produces MGGGVAVDRKTVDRTTVHRLWKTTLAAFACVTAAACFFAPILAVVLGALILLLLAARLVYPGRDRYIPNLYARDIRVYDESYRAFIRRTMAELRTHRIPGHTLLTEASTLAGPTLGDSDELLLDLGVWLGWSTRLISDASGRMVYGFDSFEGLVEDWKLEDQVVKRGTFSLSDPFAQRFIRDTGVVFQEDGLPAALGRKVQFIKGSTYDTLAPFLAEHPGAPIRLFHMDLDTYESCLHALETCKERFVVGSILVFDEYLVTNGEMRAFYEFQSRYELEWNYRAWGLEMMEMNIEMVRSRWMRMLYYAVAIPIFWLLGEGRFASICFRKPFWRFWLGAPLGDMLFLLGAVGSRKSVSLEITGLGKLRPGR